A genomic stretch from Marinobacter fonticola includes:
- a CDS encoding DUF6279 family lipoprotein, with the protein MFERVTLQGAGPRALGAVMLTLLLAGCSSTQLAYRQLDWALVWWVEDYIPLDDVQEARLESQINSLLEWHCRHELPRYAAWLEDVNTLSSSPPLHVADVERLQAGLFQAIDRLTQRIHPTATALLGSLSNDQVAALDRAMAEGQRERREEFLGDTPAAQLEKREERTRERAERWLGSVNANQRQTIKTWNRNRGKQTEIWLEGRGRWQAALLQSLQNRSSPGFPDRIEYLLTHSSDVRGETYQTMFEESRAAMTQLIVDLINQSTPQQRAHLEDEIEELQADFEALACRSGDKTPATAGA; encoded by the coding sequence ATGTTCGAACGTGTAACCCTGCAAGGTGCCGGGCCGCGAGCCCTAGGCGCGGTCATGCTCACACTGCTCTTGGCGGGCTGTAGTTCGACTCAACTGGCTTACCGGCAACTGGACTGGGCGCTGGTTTGGTGGGTGGAGGACTATATCCCGCTTGACGACGTTCAGGAAGCCCGCCTGGAATCCCAGATCAATTCGCTCCTCGAGTGGCACTGCCGGCACGAACTCCCGCGCTACGCCGCCTGGCTTGAGGACGTAAACACCCTCTCGTCCAGTCCACCGCTCCATGTAGCGGATGTTGAACGTCTGCAGGCCGGCCTGTTCCAGGCCATCGACCGACTGACACAGCGGATCCACCCAACCGCAACCGCGTTGCTGGGTTCCCTGAGTAACGATCAGGTGGCCGCGCTGGACCGGGCCATGGCGGAAGGCCAGCGGGAGCGCCGTGAAGAGTTTCTCGGCGACACGCCTGCGGCCCAACTGGAAAAACGGGAGGAGCGCACCCGCGAACGGGCGGAGCGCTGGCTGGGCTCAGTCAACGCAAACCAGCGCCAAACCATTAAAACCTGGAACCGCAACCGCGGCAAGCAGACCGAAATCTGGCTGGAAGGTCGCGGCCGCTGGCAAGCGGCCCTACTTCAGAGCCTTCAGAATCGCAGCTCGCCGGGTTTCCCTGACCGCATTGAATACCTGTTGACCCACAGCAGCGACGTCCGTGGCGAGACCTATCAAACCATGTTCGAAGAAAGCCGGGCCGCCATGACTCAGTTAATCGTTGACTTGATCAACCAGTCCACACCGCAACAACGCGCGCATTTGGAAGACGAAATAGAAGAACTGCAGGCCGACTTCGAAGCCCTGGCCTGCCGTTCGGGAGATAAGACACCGGCTACTGCCGGCGCCTAG